Below is a genomic region from Raphanus sativus cultivar WK10039 chromosome 4, ASM80110v3, whole genome shotgun sequence.
GTGTTGGGGAAAATGTTTGGTGAGGCAGGGGATTATGATGGGATAAGGTATGTGttgcaagagatgaagtctatGGATGTGAAGCCTAATGTGGTTGTGTACAATACATTGTTGGAGGCTATGGGGAGAGCAGGGAAGCCTGGTTTGGCGAGGAGTTTGTTTAATGAGATGATTGAGTCTGGTTTGACTCCTAATGAGAAGACTTTGACAGCTCTTGTGAAGATCTATGGGAAGGCCAGGTGGGCCAAAGACGCGCTTCAGCTTTGGGAGGAAATGAAGGCTAAGAAGTGGCCGATGGATTTCATTTTGTACAACACGTTGTTGAATATGTGTGCTGATATTGGATTGGAGGAAGAAGCAGAGAGGTTGTTTGATGATATGAAGGAGTCTGGGGGATGTAAACCTGATAGTTTTAGTTACACGGCGATGCTGAATATATATGGGAGCGGTGGGAAAGCTGAGAAGGCTATGAAGTTGTTTGAAGAGATGTTGGAAGCTGGGGTTCAGGTTAATGTGATGGGCTGCACTTGTTTGGTTCAGTGCTTAGGGAAGGCTAAAAGGATCGATGATTTGGTTAGTGTGTTTGAGACATCGATTCAGAGAGGAGTTAAGCCTGATGATAGGCTTTGTGGGTGTCTTCTTTCGGTTATGGCCTTGTGTGAGAGTAGTGAAGATGCTGAGAAGGTTATGGGTTGTTTGGAGCGAGCTAATCAGAAGCTGGTTGCATTTGTGAAGCTGATTGTAGACGAGAAAAGTGAATTTGAGACAGTAAAAGAAGAGTTCAAGTTAGTGATCAACGGGACACAAGTGGAGGCAAGAAGGCCCTTCTGCAACTGCTTGATAGACATATGCAGAGGCAAGAAGCAGCAAGAGAGAGCTCATGAGCTTCTTTATTTAGGAACACTTTTTGGTCTATACCCGGGACTACACAACAAGACCATAAAAGAATGGAGCTTAGACGTGAGGTCATTATCAGTTGGTGCAGCTGAGACCGCTCTAGAAGAGTGGATGAGAACACTTGCCAACATTGTTAGACGCCAAGAGGATCTTCCCGAGCTGTTCTTGGCGCAAACTGGGACAGGAACTCACAGATTCTCACAGGGTTTAGCAAACTCTTTCGCCTCTCATTTGGAACAATTAGCTGCACCTTTCAAACCGAGTGATAGGGCAGGTATCTTTGTCGCTACAAAGGAGGATTTGGTCTCATGGTTGGAATCTAAGTTTCCACCTTTAGTTGCTTCTCAAGCATAATACGTTATCCATCTGTTATCCTAAACTAAAAAGCAACATTATTTTTTCCAGTGACGTTGTTTATATACTGTAATAGCATATTGAATCCTCTAATATTTTTGTATCATCACAAGGAAGAAGGAATCAAATTAGTTATTTGCAGTCTTGTTTTTGCTTTTCTTCAAATGATTTGAACTGTCCTCAGAGATTCATGCAAAAAGCTCTCAACTCACAAAAGTAAACATTTCCATTAGTCTaatctctctcacacacacacatacacacctctcagctattattttaaatattagagGATTTTTTCTTAGCTTAGCAGCGCCAACTATTCTGTCGCTTTGCATCATATGCTGCACCATCGCTGAGCATATCCTGAGCATCACTTTCCATTCCGAGCTTGGAGAGTGCTAAAGCCTGCAAGTAAAAAGCTGTGGGCCATTCCGGAATGCACACCTGAGCCTGCATTGCATCTCTCAGCGCAAGCTCCTGTTGGTCTGTCATTAAGTAGGAGAAAGCACGTCTGGCGAAAACTGTCGCAGAAGGAACCGGCATGATCCCTACCAACTAGAAACAGCAGATATACCAGAGTTAAGAGATTCTTGTTGGAACATGAAGAGTTATGGATTTGTTTTCGTCTCACCTTTGAGTAGTATTCAATTGAGTTCTTGAAATCCTTGTCTCGGAAAGCAATGTCCCCAAACTTTTTCATGTTGAGCATTTCCTGAACTTGTTGTGTCCACTCTTGAAATGAAAGCTCGTTCTCTGCACCTTCTTCATCTTTGTACCCAGTTTTAAGCAAAATGTCGTGTACTGCTGCGAGGTCCATCTTTGAACAAGCCTTTCCGAGAGGAGAAAGCATAGTTGGTAATATTACAGCGTTCTTTGGCAAGCCCATCAATACATGAGAGGCAACCTAAGCAACAATAGTGAAACCAGTTTAGATATGAGATTCAAGATGTTGTCAGTTTCatgatatattcttttaaacctcttctttcttttgcaaTGGTGCCACTGCAGAGAGAAGAAACTTGGTGTCAGGTCGTTCTTTTGCCTCAGATTGAAGACATTTTGAAGCAAGCTCAACTAGCTTAGTCGCATCATCACTCTCATATTGCCCTTCCAGAGATGAATCCATCAACAGCAACGCGTTCTTCCCCCTTATTATATCAAGAGCCTGAATATGAACATCATCAGCTAATTCAGATAACATAGCCATAGAGAAAATGTTCAGTTAATTGACAAAAGAACTGCATATAACTAGAACATCGGAGGTACATTACATGGGTAGGTGGAATGTGTTTGCCGCTTAAAAGATCTAAAAGAATAGTTCCATAACTGAAGATAACACTTTCAGGAATGACTCTGCCTGCAAAAAGAAAGCAGAAACCTTTAAATCTTCTAATAAAGAATTGGTTTGTCATCCACAACTACAATCACAA
It encodes:
- the LOC108855564 gene encoding serine/threonine-protein kinase BSK2; protein product: MGCLHSKTANLPSSDDPSAPTKPESVNGDQVEQENQNFKEFDLNELRKATNGFSPSCIVSEGGEKAPNVVYRGKLEGNHLVAIKRFSRQSWPDAQQFVVEATGVGKLRNKRLVSLIGCCAEGDERLLVAEYMPNDTLSKHLFHWEKQPLPWEMRVRIADYIAQALDHCYNENRKIYHDLNAYRILFDEEGDPRLSTFGLMKNSRDGKSYSTNLAYTPPEFLRTGRVIPESVIFSYGTILLDLLSGKHIPPTHALDIIRGKNALLLMDSSLEGQYESDDATKLVELASKCLQSEAKERPDTKFLLSAVAPLQKKEEVASHVLMGLPKNAVILPTMLSPLGKACSKMDLAAVHDILLKTGYKDEEGAENELSFQEWTQQVQEMLNMKKFGDIAFRDKDFKNSIEYYSKLVGIMPVPSATVFARRAFSYLMTDQQELALRDAMQAQVCIPEWPTAFYLQALALSKLGMESDAQDMLSDGAAYDAKRQNSWRC
- the LOC108855563 gene encoding pentatricopeptide repeat-containing protein At5g46580, chloroplastic, which translates into the protein MATVLSTSIDLCFNPQYSDTKKHGLFLKPSSLRQSRTRKLNISCSSSKQPKTLEEEPITTTPSLSEQLKPLSATTLRQEEQTHNVLSKPKSVWVNPTRPKRSVLSLQRQKRSAYSYNPQIKDLRAFALKLNSSGFAEKSEFLALLDEIPHPPSRDNALLVLNSLGEWQKAHMFFYWVKTKNLFPMETIFYNVAMKSLRFGRQFQLIEEMALEMVKDGVELDNITYSTIITCAKRCNLYDKAIEWFERMYKTGLMPDEVTYSAILDVYSKSGKVEEVLSLYERAVATGWKPDAIAFSVLGKMFGEAGDYDGIRYVLQEMKSMDVKPNVVVYNTLLEAMGRAGKPGLARSLFNEMIESGLTPNEKTLTALVKIYGKARWAKDALQLWEEMKAKKWPMDFILYNTLLNMCADIGLEEEAERLFDDMKESGGCKPDSFSYTAMLNIYGSGGKAEKAMKLFEEMLEAGVQVNVMGCTCLVQCLGKAKRIDDLVSVFETSIQRGVKPDDRLCGCLLSVMALCESSEDAEKVMGCLERANQKLVAFVKLIVDEKSEFETVKEEFKLVINGTQVEARRPFCNCLIDICRGKKQQERAHELLYLGTLFGLYPGLHNKTIKEWSLDVRSLSVGAAETALEEWMRTLANIVRRQEDLPELFLAQTGTGTHRFSQGLANSFASHLEQLAAPFKPSDRAGIFVATKEDLVSWLESKFPPLVASQA